The DNA sequence GTGGAATAACTTGTACAGTAGCTCCTAAATAAGCTCCTTTTCTTTCTTTGTTTAAAACTGACCAGTATATTTTTCCAGTGGTTACATTATTATGTTTACTTAAATTTTGGTCTATAAATCTCTCATAATGACCAATATCCAAATCTGTTTCTGCTCCATCATCTGTCACAAAAACTTCTCCATGTTGGTATGGACTCATTGTACCAGGATCAAGATTTATATAAGGGTCAAATTTTTGGATAGTTACTTTATATCCTCTTTCTTCTAATAATCTCCCTAAAGAAGAACCTGTTATCCCTTTACCTAATGATGAAACAACTCCACCAGTTACAAAAATATACTTTCTTTTTTTCATTTATACTCTCCTTTTATAATAAATTTTTATATTTAAAAAAATAAAAAAAGACGAACTTATCGCCATATACAAAATAAACTTTTTTTAATTATATCACAAAGAAAATTAAATTTCAATTAAAAAATAGGCTGCGCTTCATCTAGTAAAATATAAATGTTTTTCTAAAATTTTGGCTTCTGAAAAATTTTGCCTTGAAAAATCGTATATTTCAAAAAAACGGCATAGCTTATTTTCTAAATAAATTTATACTTTTCTAATAAATAAAAAAAGCACCCATAAAGAGTGCTTTTAAATATTATTAATTTTAAAATTTAATTAAAATTCTACTTTTACTGCTGTTGAGAATGTAGTTTTTGAATCTGTAGCTTTTCCATCTTTATCCTTCAATACTTTTGAACCAGTTTTTGTCATTTCAACACTATTTGAAATAGTTAATCCATTTACAACTACATCAAACCCTGCTCCTATTATACTTCTATCGCTATCTCCATCATAATATAATTTTTCTCCTAATTGTTTAAATGAAACATTTGTATTAGCTGTAACACCTTCTGATAAAGTTCCTAAATCATAAGCTGCCTTAGCGAACAATCCCATACCAGTTTTTTCAGTAACTTTTCCAGTAGTAGAATCTTTAACTTTATTAGTAACATTTAACATTTCTCCTGAAAGTGTTAAACTTCCCATTTTATAACTTCCTCTTGCATCAACTGCTGTTTTTGTAGCTTTTGTATCATTCATTGAGAACTCACCTGTAACAGATAAGTTTTCTACACCTGTATAAGTAGCTCCTGCTTTTAATCCCATTTTATCATCTTTTCCATCATTTGCAAAGTTTACAACCGCTGTTGTAGCTAATCCATCTACTAATGTTGCATTAACTTCTACTCCATGTGCATCTTGTGTATCTTTTGTACCTAATTCATCTCCTACACCAGTTCCTGCTTCAAATGGTTTCAAAGTTATATTTAAATCTTTTGAAGCTGTATATTTCAAATAAGTATCTCCACCTTCATCATCTGCAAATTTTAATCCAATAGTTGTATCTACATTTACTTTTACTGCTGCTTCAATTTTATCGTTTACTTGTTTTGTTAACGTTAATGATGCAACAGAATCATCCTTACTATCTTCATCAGTATTATATTCTGCCGTAACTTTTGTTGTTTCATCAAATTGTTTTGTTAAGTTCAATTTGAAATATTGATCTCCAGTTTGAGATAACATTTGTCCATCTCTTGTTGAATCCATATCAATTGCTGTGAATTCTACCTTTCCATTTACTGATGTTGTTGCTGGGTCTGCAAATACCATTCCTCCTACTAATAACATTCCTGCTAGTAAAACTGCTATTTTTTTCATACTACCTATCACACTCCTTTTTTTATTTTTATGCCTGATACTTTTTATTATCGTTACTTTTTTTAGTAACTTTAATGTTTTATATAATATAATATTATATATACTTTAAAAACTGCTTTGTTCTGTTTTCGGTGAAAGTTTAATCATAATAAGTTCCATTTTTAAACTTAGTTCCTAGAACAATATAATATAATTTGTCATATTTGTCAAGTACTTTTTTGATGAAAAAATAAGAATATATTAATATATTCTTATTTTTATTATGTTTTATTATTTTTTAATTGTTTTTGTTGCTAAGAATTTTTCCCAAACTCCCTCTTTTGTAAGAATTGATTTTACTGTTCTTGTAGGTTGAGCTCCATTTGATAAAAACTTCAATATCTCTTCCTCTTTTAAAGTAACAGCTGCAGGATTTTTTAAAGGATCATAAGTCCCTAAATAAGCAATAGCTTTCCCATCTCTTCTTGTTAATGCTTCCATAGCTACAATTCTATAAACTGGAAGTTTCTTTCTACCTAATCTTGTTAATCTTAATTTTACCATTTTGTTCCTCCTAATATATATTATTTATTTTCATAAATTTATATTTATGAATTTATTCTTTTTAAAAGGGCAACTTCATACCTGGAAATCCACCTTTCATACCTGGTAAACCTCCGCCACCAAACATTTTCATCATTTTTTTCATTTGTTCAAATTGTTTTAATAAATTATTTACAACTTGCACATTTGTTCCGCTACCTTTTGCTACCCTTTTTTTTCTACCTGCATTCATCAATTTAGGATTTTTTCTCTCTTCTTTTGTCATTGATTGAATAACTGCTTCTATTTTTTTCATCTCTTTTTCAGCTGGTGCCAAGTCTCCTAATTGATTAGCTCCCGGTATCATCTGAAGAAGTTTTGTTATTGGTCCTAATTTTTTTATTTGATTTAATTGTTTTAAAAAATCTTCTAAATCAAAAGTTTGTTTTTTTATTTTTTCTTCTAATTCTCTTGCTTCATCTTCATTTATAGTTTCTTGTGCTTTTTCTACTAATGAAACTACATCTCCCATCCCAAGTATTCTAGATACTAATCTATCAGGATGAAAAAGTTCTATATCATCAAGTTTTTCTCCAACACCTATAAATTTTATTGGTTTTCCTACTACTGCTTTTATTGATAAAGCAGCTCCTCCTCTTGCATCTCCATCTAATTTAGTTAATACTACTCCATCTATATTTAAAGTTTCATTAAATTTCTTTGCTACATTAACAGCATCTTGCCCTGTCATTGCATCTACTACAAGTAGAATTTCTTGTGGCTTTATAATTTTTCTTATATTTTTTAATTCTT is a window from the Haliovirga abyssi genome containing:
- the rpsP gene encoding 30S ribosomal protein S16 — encoded protein: MVKLRLTRLGRKKLPVYRIVAMEALTRRDGKAIAYLGTYDPLKNPAAVTLKEEEILKFLSNGAQPTRTVKSILTKEGVWEKFLATKTIKK
- the ffh gene encoding signal recognition particle protein, coding for MLNNLGNRFQDIFKKIKGNGKLSEKNIKDALKEVRLSLLEADVNYKVVKEFINKIKEKSVGEDVLKGINPGQQFVKIVNDELIELLGGTNARLTKALRPPTVIMLAGLQGAGKTTFAAKLAKFLKKKNEKPYLIGADVYRPAAMKQLQVLGESIDTPVFTIEGSKDAVEICTKGLAKAKEENATYAIFDTAGRLHIDENLMEELKNIRKIIKPQEILLVVDAMTGQDAVNVAKKFNETLNIDGVVLTKLDGDARGGAALSIKAVVGKPIKFIGVGEKLDDIELFHPDRLVSRILGMGDVVSLVEKAQETINEDEARELEEKIKKQTFDLEDFLKQLNQIKKLGPITKLLQMIPGANQLGDLAPAEKEMKKIEAVIQSMTKEERKNPKLMNAGRKKRVAKGSGTNVQVVNNLLKQFEQMKKMMKMFGGGGLPGMKGGFPGMKLPF